A window of the Zeugodacus cucurbitae isolate PBARC_wt_2022May chromosome 4, idZeuCucr1.2, whole genome shotgun sequence genome harbors these coding sequences:
- the LOC105217072 gene encoding disks large homolog 5, with protein sequence MRLGGGLPYDGDPPTMSAAGNDYAELCDLGPSRWSSRGYYYAPPAHATALHPSAAPGLQQPQSSSSVPTGNSAGLSGHPLRTPSSYEAEDVSFGMISPPPGVIGPSSVGLSGTYGIGSRIGNSTSSLRGGRSGLYYSPPGTSYTIVERPHSPHYYYNTAGAPTKGGSLPGRGSSYLSSTASPTSHMAATGGGGTLPNSTATMGGRAHSSMGMANGNKKRPISPEQVLRMFGATQSSSVPTSSYHYSNGTRDRTGRRSPASSPPSTTHQMYRERDRDRSITNIHELTTRTINMSRDQQIDHGFGICVKGGKDSGLGVYISRIEENSVAERAGLRPGDTILEVNGTPFTSINHEEALKRCVQILKSSRQISMTVRSPPTLNSHAPLHGFGPPSSRDPMYASMAPLLPQSAAGLPPGATMIGGGGLPFRQTCSWMDRHGRPASPPMEYGGRHTDRRERIRRVELLIEPGQSLGLMIRGGVEYGLGIFVTGVDKDSVADRAGLMVGDEILEVNGQSFLDVTHDEAVSQLKYHKRMSLVIRDVGKVPHSCTSIEMEPWDAYSPTGTRARRKGQITAMVEEKARSLLPRHQFASLSYYIAEYAARAMTIDAFVAVLLEMLDTYEKHTLVTELRELIYPEDRTRYDELVYRRERDPYSVERHRRKGETARDLPVSFLEDLFYDTDTIYY encoded by the exons ATGCGCCTTGGGGGCGGCTTACCATACGACGGCGACCCCCCGACAATGAGCGCAGCTGGCAATGATTATGCAGAATTATGCGATCTTGGACCCTCACGATGGAGTTCGCGTGGCTATTATTATGCACCACCCGCACATGCGACCGCCTTACATCCTAGTGCCGCACCTGGCCTACAACAACCGCAATCCTCATCCAGCGTACCGACCGGCAATTCGGCCGGCCTCAGCGGCCATCCGTTGCGCACACCGAGCAGTTACGAGGCGGAAGACGTTTCCTTTGGCATGATTAGTCCACCGCCGGGTGTGATCGGTCCGTCGTCGGTTGGTCTTAGCGGTACGTACGGCATCGGTTCGCGTATTGGCAATAGTACGAGTTCGTTACGTGGCGGCCGTTCCGGTCTCTATTACTCACCGCCCGGCACATCGTACACAATTGTGGAGCGTCCACATTCGCCACATTACTATTACAATACGGCTGGTGCACCGACGAAGGGTGGCTCATTGCCGGGACGCGGTTCGTCGTATCTCTCATCGACAGCATCACCCACTAGCCATATGGCGGCGACGGGCGGTGGCGGCACGCTGCCCAACTCAACGGCGACGATGGGTGGGCGTGCGCACAGCAGTATGGGCATGGCGAATGGCAACAAGAAGCGACCCATTTCGCCGGAGCAAGTGCTGCGCATGTTCGGTGCGACGCAATCATCTTCAGTTCCTACAAGCAGCTATCACTATAGCAACGGCACAAGAGATCGTACCGGACGACGCAGCCCGGCGAGTAGTCCGCCCTCGACCACGCATCAG ATGTATCGTGAGCGAGATCGAGATCGTAGCATAACGAATATACACGAATTAACCACACGTACCATAAACATGTCACGCGATCAGCAGATCGATCATGGTTTTGGTATTTGTGTTAAAGGAGGAAAAGACTCAG GATTAGGCGTCTATATCTCACGCATCGAAGAGAATTCCGTGGCAGAGCGCGCCGGCCTGCGCCCCGGTGATACAATCCTAGAGGTGAATGGTACGCCGTTCACTTCAATAAATCACGAGGAGGCGTTAAAA AGATGTGTGCAGATATTGAAATCATCACGTCAAATCAGTATGACGGTGCGCTCACCACCGACGCTCAACTCCCACGCGCCACTGCATGGCTTCGGTCCACCCTCGTCGCGGGATCCCATGTACGCATCGATGGCGCCACTACTGCCACAATCGGCGGCCGGTCTACCGCCCGGAGCGACGATGATTGGCGGCGGTGGTCTACCATTTCGTCAGACATGTTCCTGGATGGACCGACATGGTCGTCCCGCATCGCCACCCATGGAGTATGGCGGACGGCATACGGATCGTCGTGAGCG AATCCGACGCGTTGAGCTGCTCATTGAACCGGGCCAATCGCTGGGTCTCATGATACGCGGCGGCGTTGAATACGGCCTCGGCATCTTCGTCACCGGCGTCGATAAGGACAGTGTTGCTGATCGGGCTGGCCTCATGGTCGGCGACGAGATACTCGAGGTCAATGGTCAGTCATTTCTCGATGTGACCCACGACGAAGCGGTCAGTCAGTTGAAATACCATAAACGTATGTCGCTTGTGATACGTGATGTTGGTAAAGTGCCACACTCCTGTACATCCATTGAGATGGAGCCTTGGGACGCGTACAGTCCGACGGGGACGAG AGCTCGTCGAAAAGGTCAAATAACCGCTATGGTGGAGGAGAAGGCACGTTCTCTGCTGCCACGCCATCAATTCGCAAGTCTCTCGTATTATATCGCCGAATATGCTGCGAGAGCGATGACCATAGATGCCTTTGTTGCCGTCTTATTAGAAATGTTAGACACATATGAGAAA CATACGTTAGTGACGGAACTACGCGAACTTATATATCCCGAGGATCGTACGCGATACGATGAGCTTGTTTATCGTAGAGAACGTGATCCGTACAGCGTGGAGAGGCACAGG CGTAAAGGAGAAACCGCACGTGATTTACCGGTAAGCTTTTTAGAAGATTTATTCTACGACACAGACACTATTTACTATTAG